The genomic stretch GCATCGAACTTAATGCCCCTTCTAAAAGGTTTTTGGGAGGGGTCCTCAGAAAAGGCAAAAGTTCTGAAAAGTCGGCTGCATAAAGGCCTAATAGCAGCATCCCAACCGCCGGGATAAGCCAAAAAGGAAAAATAACCACCATGAGCCTCACCATCGGCTCAAGGCCGTGTCGCACGAGGTAAAAGGAGAGCAAAAGCAATGTCACGATGAAAAATTCTAAAGGAGTATCCTCCAGGGCGAAATTTTTCATCACCTCGGCGAAGTCTCGCAAGACTACCGACGTAATCATCAAAAAATACATACCGTACAACAGGCCAAGCAGCACTCCAACAGGCTTACTTAATGTGTGCGAAATGTAATCAATGAAAGTTTTCTCTTCCATCTTTTTTATTATCTGCGCTACCACTAACGCTCCCAGAAGGGTTATGAACCCACCCAGGAGCACCGCGAGCCAGCAGTCGGGGCCTGCGATTTCTGCGGTAACCCTTGGAAGGCTCAATATCCCCACACCTATCGCGGCATTCACCACCAGGGCTATCGCCTGCTCGCTTGATATGCGGTCGTCATCCATCATCATTTTCTTTTTCACCTCCCCTTTCCTTTTTTCGGGGGTCCTGGACCCTCGTCTTATCCGCAGGCATCGTGTATTCAGGCCTTTCCTTTAGCATTGGAAGCGGCGCCCGGAGCACCAGGTCCCGGAGCGTACCAAATTTAAACGATATTATGGGAGAAAGGTACGGGACCCCGAAGCTCTTGAGTGTCACA from Caldanaerovirga acetigignens encodes the following:
- a CDS encoding GerAB/ArcD/ProY family transporter, translated to MMMDDDRISSEQAIALVVNAAIGVGILSLPRVTAEIAGPDCWLAVLLGGFITLLGALVVAQIIKKMEEKTFIDYISHTLSKPVGVLLGLLYGMYFLMITSVVLRDFAEVMKNFALEDTPLEFFIVTLLLLSFYLVRHGLEPMVRLMVVIFPFWLIPAVGMLLLGLYAADFSELLPFLRTPPKNLLEGALSSMLSLVGFEVLLTSAQGLKTKKDINKIMWVAIGIITAFYIFVVVTVVVAMGIAETTRSLWPTMSVVRRISVPGEVLERLDALAVALWVLVVFTTVCAYYFAASVTFTNVFKAKEFKIFTSVLLPWIYLLAMFPRNIMEVELWLKLSGNFTLITCFILPILILTVGIIRAKAGKKK